The Mauremys reevesii isolate NIE-2019 linkage group 7, ASM1616193v1, whole genome shotgun sequence genome includes the window GTTCCTGCACTGACCCGCCCCGCCCAGCTGGCACTGCCTCTGCCCCTTACCTTCATGGAAGCTGTCTTGCAGGTGGCTCTGGAGTTGATACAACTCATCTAACCCATCACAGGGCGACCTTGAGGCACATGTCTCAAAGACTGTTTCATAGGAGGCCAGTTCTTCCAGAAAGCACTGCTCTTCTGGAGACAGGTCCGTGGAGGGCGAGGGAGCCAAGGTCCCACTGCCGCTCTCTTCGGCGTCCAAGCTTAGTGGACTACTGACGTTCCCACCACAGaagtggtggtggagggggcaccGGACACCGGCGCCACTCTTCTCGAACAGAGAGGTGGACAGGTCCTGGAGAAGGTTCTCCATGGTGTCCTCTTCCAGGAGGCTCTCCTcggggcaggagaggaaggagaagtCAATGCTCCTCCAGCTCTTGAGAGGCTGGAAGtccaggcaggggctgggcatgCCGGCcggcagggaggagctgcggcTGACCTGGCCTTGCTTTGCCTGGAGGGAGAGCTCCGTGGAGTGGAAGGAGCTGAAGTCTTCAGCCAAGCTGCTgatgtgcctggccagcaggtcaatctcagtcttttctttttcAGAATATCTGAAGAAGGTTTGTTTGATAGGTGAGGCCTCCGGGGTGAGCACCCCCTCGGGCACCATGGGCACATCAATATAGAGGGGGGCTCTGACCTCCGGCAGCGTCATGACGGTGCAATCCCCATTACCGGGGCTGTCAGGAGTGGGCGGCAACTTCTCATAGAGAGCACTGCAGTTCTCCGGAGGGTAGAGGAGCTCGGAGGAagtggtggtgggaggagaggtggctgtggtgggagggtaggactcctgggtcccgaACATGAAGGTGCAGCCCTGGTGGGGCGTGTAGGGAGGAGTGCAGACAAAGTCCTTGGCAGAGCCACCTGGGTTGTCCCTCCGGAAGGCTGGCTCATAGGCAGTGGGGAAGAACACGTAGCTGAACTCAGTGTCTTTGCCTGGCTGGCCCTGGGTGGCGCTGGGGGCCTCCTCCATGGAGGAGAGATTGCCCAGCTCCATGGCCATCGATGCTCCCTCGTGGCTCAGGCTGGTGCCCTCTGCATACTCCAGGCTGGCGAAATCAAAGGAGGGCACTGGGGCGGCACCGGTGGGTGTGCCGGACAGGGGCGTGAAGACCTGGTCGGGGCTGGAGAGCTGTGCCGGGGACAGCAGCCCCTCAGAGTAGGCCGGCGCGGCACTTAGCACGTAGGCCACTTGCGGCTCCTCCGAGGCCAGCTGCTGACGCAAGCACCAGGCTTCCGAGTCACTGGCAACCAAAGGGAGGCAGGGTTAGTGCTGGAGCTGGCAGAAGTgatcccccccagcccggggctctCCAATACACCCACCTGTTGCACCAGACACACAGACTGGGCTCTggacagggagtcaggactcctgggttctattcctagcccCCGACCCTGGGCAGgccccttcccctctctgggcctcagtttcccttcacaccatctgtctatttagactgcgagctctttggggcagggaccatctcttgtGCTGGGTCTGATCTCTGTCAGGGGCTATGCAACACCCGGCCCGATGGGGTCCCTGACTCTGCCTCGGGATCCTGGGTTTTAGCCCAAACCAAATCAGGGCCTATCCCAGAAGCTGCTGAGAGCCCAGGACCCTCAGTCTGGCTTGGGGCCCTGTAACCCAGGAAGAGGCCGGTTGCATGTAGTTACCTGATGATGTAGTTGTGGCAGGTGATGGGGATCTCAGCACTCTCCATGCGTGCCAGGGAGTAGATCCAAACCCAGCTGACACCATTCTTGGTCTGGAGTCGGACGACCATTTCCACCTGGGGCTCACCAGCATCGCCCACTGCAGGGGGAGAAAGAGGGCAGGGGGTCAGTGTCATGGATCCtcaggagcccagcccagccctcagttgcttggggggagaggaggggatactCACACAGGTGGCAATGCTGGGCTGAGGCGTGGCTCAAGTCCTCTGGGTGCATCAGGCTGTACCATGACCGGCATAGGAGCTCACTCTTCTCAAAGCCCAGATGGAAGATAACGCTGCAGGGGAACCAAGCAGAGGAGACCATTGAGTACTCACAAGGAGTGGAGAATGACCCACAGAGCAGCACTGAGCTGGGACTCAGAACACCTGGCTTCTACTTCTGGCACTGGGAAGGGAGATGGGTCTAGTGGGTTAGtggtggagccaggactcctggttctcctcccagctctcccaCTCCACTTGAGCCAGTCCTTCCCATTCttgctgcctctgtttcccctcctgaTCTTTGAACAGAcagagcagggattgtctctcatTCTGCATCTGTGGCACTCCTGACATGATCAGGGCCCCTGACCTGGATCAGGGGTCCATCTATCCTGGTACCCCATCTTTTATAGCTGCCCAGAGCAGGGTTAAAGGCAACCCACAGAGATGGGGTAACCACCCCCTGATTTTCTTCCTAACCCCCTCACACAACTCCTTATGCCCTAAATCAGGACATGCCAGAAGGTCCATCCTCCCTCTGTGCTGAAGGCTGAGCCCCTCCTCACCTCTCTGAGATATCCAGGATGGCCAGGTCCTTGGTGTGCCGGCTCTCGAAGGACGCCAGGAAGAGTGAATTGTGGCTGAGCCGTGGCTTGGGCTCTAGCGGGGTGCAGAAGGCCATGAAGACGGGGTTGGTGGACCAGTAGGAGCCGGGTGGTGGCTGGTGGAAGCGGCCTCGGATTAGCACCAGCTTGTTCCCCGCGCTCTGGCGCCGCACGGTTTTGGAGGTGTTGAAATGGCACCGGAACAATCGGTCTGGAAATCAGCAATGGGAGAAGAAGGTGAGTGTGTGGGACAAACGTAGGGAGTCTGGGCactcagggagggagaagaacttAATGCACTGGGGAGTGTCACCTCCAGGAATATTAGATTAGTACAGAAATGAATCTATCCTCGCATGCCCATCTCTAGCTGTCCATCCAGCCTTATATAAACCCATCCACCCATCTAGCCACCCATCCATCTCCCCCTCTCAGATTTCCATagtggctgtgctctctctctcatttctctGTCTATTTGCATACTCTGCATGAATGTCTCTACCCTCTGTCCCTCCTTGGCCGGCCGCTCAGATCCTCCGCTCTGCTCTTTCTCAGTTTTCATGCTCTTCCCAAGTGGCATTGGATGCAGAATAATTTCAAT containing:
- the NPAS4 gene encoding neuronal PAS domain-containing protein 4; translation: MYRSTKGASKARRDQINAEIRNLKELLPIPEGDKVRLSYLHIMSLACIYTRKSIFFAKGALGGLESLLSAQDLEEFVQTLPGFLLAFTGEGKLIYVSENVAEHLGHSMVDLVAQGDSIYDIIDPTDHFVMRNQLALPSPTDTDRLFRCHFNTSKTVRRQSAGNKLVLIRGRFHQPPPGSYWSTNPVFMAFCTPLEPKPRLSHNSLFLASFESRHTKDLAILDISESVIFHLGFEKSELLCRSWYSLMHPEDLSHASAQHCHLLGDAGEPQVEMVVRLQTKNGVSWVWIYSLARMESAEIPITCHNYIISDSEAWCLRQQLASEEPQVAYVLSAAPAYSEGLLSPAQLSSPDQVFTPLSGTPTGAAPVPSFDFASLEYAEGTSLSHEGASMAMELGNLSSMEEAPSATQGQPGKDTEFSYVFFPTAYEPAFRRDNPGGSAKDFVCTPPYTPHQGCTFMFGTQESYPPTTATSPPTTTSSELLYPPENCSALYEKLPPTPDSPGNGDCTVMTLPEVRAPLYIDVPMVPEGVLTPEASPIKQTFFRYSEKEKTEIDLLARHISSLAEDFSSFHSTELSLQAKQGQVSRSSSLPAGMPSPCLDFQPLKSWRSIDFSFLSCPEESLLEEDTMENLLQDLSTSLFEKSGAGVRCPLHHHFCGGNVSSPLSLDAEESGSGTLAPSPSTDLSPEEQCFLEELASYETVFETCASRSPCDGLDELYQLQSHLQDSFHEDGSESDPSF